The DNA segment CCGGTGCCGAGCACCCACACCGGAGCCGTACGGCAGTCCCGTACGAACTCCTCCGCCGCCAGCAGCACCGCCGCCCCGCCGTCGGAGCGGATGCAGCAGTGCAGCTTGGTGAAGGGGTCCGCGATCACCGGTCCGTCCAGGACGTCGTCGACGGTGATCGGGTCGCGGAACATCGCGTCCGGGTTCAGGGCCGCGTTGGCCCTGGCCTGGACCGCCACCTGCGCCAACTGCTCGATGGTCGTGCCGTGTTCGATCATGTGGCGGCGGGCGGCCATGGCGTACTTGGCGATGAGTGTGTGACCGTACGGGACCTCGAACTGCAGGGGGCCCCGCGAGCCGAAGGACAGGTTCCCCGTCCGCCGGCCCGCCCTGATGTCGGCGCGGGCCGTGGAGCCGTAGACGAGGAGGACGGCGTTCGCGTGCCCCCTCGCTATCGCGTCCGCCGCGTGGGCGGCCATGACCTCCCAGGTGGAGCCGCCGACGGAGGTGGAGTCGACCCAGGTGGGGCGCAGGCCCAGGTACTCGGCCACCTCTACGGGCGCGAGGGTGCCGAGCCCTGCGGACGCGAAGCCGTCCACCACCTCCCGGCCGAGCCCCGCGTCGGTCAGGGCGCGGCGGGCCGCCTGGGCGTGCAGGGCGTACGGGGTCGCGTCGTCCACCCGGCCGCAGTCGGAGAGAGACACCCCGACCACGGCTACTTTCCGGCTCCCGGCAGTCATGTGAGGCCTCCAGTCCCGTTGCTTCCCACCTCTGTGCATCTCGCT comes from the Streptomyces sp. NBC_00443 genome and includes:
- a CDS encoding thiolase C-terminal domain-containing protein; the encoded protein is MTAGSRKVAVVGVSLSDCGRVDDATPYALHAQAARRALTDAGLGREVVDGFASAGLGTLAPVEVAEYLGLRPTWVDSTSVGGSTWEVMAAHAADAIARGHANAVLLVYGSTARADIRAGRRTGNLSFGSRGPLQFEVPYGHTLIAKYAMAARRHMIEHGTTIEQLAQVAVQARANAALNPDAMFRDPITVDDVLDGPVIADPFTKLHCCIRSDGGAAVLLAAEEFVRDCRTAPVWVLGTGEHVSHAAMSEWPDFTVGPAAVSGRLAFERAGVRPEEIDFAEIYDAFTYMTLVTLEDLGFCGKGEGGAFVEKGRLLVRGGELPVNTDGGGLSAQHPGMRGLFLLVEAVRQLRGEGGERQVRGRGGALPRLGVASATGGWFCSSGTLVLGRD